A portion of the Mesobacillus jeotgali genome contains these proteins:
- a CDS encoding NERD domain-containing protein — MIVKKRIIPLRILIDEALLRRLPLNHPKRSEILQDLLIRKSGFKGEQDMDYYLSLLNDSEFNILQDLRIPLGKNHFQIDFLILSHAFFLLIENKNMPGIIEFDPDFNQVIRKHNDKVEIYDDPVLQVKRQLIQFVHWLKLNRFTIPPIEFLVTYSNQGSILQNPTKNEEIYKRVCKGGSVVMKVEEFKNKHKKDIFSEKELKKLTKLLIKSHQPEGSHLSKFNLSPADFLQGVACPSCRQLYMERISGSWHCTSCGYRSADAHVQVIMDYFLIGNPSITNKQLRRLLRLSSDKTASRILLKMDLPFSGTTKNRVYYPK; from the coding sequence TTGATTGTCAAAAAAAGAATAATACCTTTACGTATCCTTATTGATGAAGCTTTATTGAGGCGCCTTCCTCTTAATCATCCAAAAAGGAGCGAAATTCTGCAGGATCTTTTGATTCGAAAATCTGGTTTCAAAGGTGAACAGGACATGGACTACTACTTAAGCCTTTTAAATGATTCCGAGTTCAATATTCTCCAGGATCTACGTATCCCCTTGGGAAAAAATCACTTCCAAATCGATTTCCTCATACTCTCACATGCATTCTTCCTTTTAATCGAAAATAAAAATATGCCAGGCATCATTGAATTCGACCCCGACTTTAACCAAGTCATTCGAAAACATAATGATAAAGTTGAAATTTATGATGATCCTGTATTACAAGTAAAAAGGCAATTAATCCAGTTTGTCCATTGGCTCAAACTTAACCGCTTCACTATTCCTCCAATTGAATTCCTCGTTACGTACAGCAATCAAGGCTCCATCCTTCAAAATCCAACTAAAAATGAAGAAATTTATAAAAGAGTTTGTAAGGGTGGCTCAGTAGTGATGAAAGTGGAAGAGTTCAAAAATAAACACAAGAAGGACATATTTTCCGAGAAAGAACTAAAAAAGTTAACTAAATTGTTGATTAAAAGTCACCAACCTGAGGGATCCCATTTAAGTAAATTCAATCTTTCTCCAGCTGATTTTCTTCAGGGTGTTGCATGTCCATCTTGCAGACAGTTATATATGGAGAGAATTTCCGGAAGCTGGCACTGTACTAGTTGCGGATATAGATCAGCAGATGCCCACGTACAAGTAATAATGGATTACTTTTTGATTGGTAACCCTTCCATTACAAACAAGCAGCTTAGAAGGCTCTTACGACTTTCCTCGGATAAGACAGCCTCTAGAATACTTCTCAAAATGGATCTTCCTTTTTCCGGAACCACGAAAAATAGAGTTTATTATCCAAAATGA